The Carassius carassius chromosome 16, fCarCar2.1, whole genome shotgun sequence genome window below encodes:
- the LOC132159814 gene encoding interferon-induced protein 44-like, which translates to MQKAKVRKVSTDTLISNLPEERKEQLCASLGNVELSLLYKASVHGYKASAFHQRCDRQGPTLLVAYNNSGYIFGGYTSVDYAQSGREIKDEEAFLFSFTSGTSSHIKINSEYNARYDDAGGPNFGQQLYFCYNNQPVVHYQGGNAFSINTSVYGNDTRLSECEVYKVEQEPEDIVEEKPWRNVQWTPERRAELMEMIRNHKPLMRSVSRVRILMIGPVGAGKSSFFNSINSIFTGHVTNKAMSGSAGTSLTVQFRTYPVNDGREGKPLPFVLCDTMGLEEQSGAGLDIEDISSILQGHIPDCYKFNPMAPFQPDEQKSSRPASLQEKIHCVVYVIDATKISLMSDKLQEKLASIRRKVNSLGIAQIVLMTKVDEACPLVEENLQSVYVSSYIKSKVQEVSSGLGVPVSCVLPVKNYSQELELELNCDVLLLTALQQMLRFADDYFDDIRPVEGNPK; encoded by the exons ATGCAGAAAGCCAAAGTTAGAAAAGTCAGCACAGATACCCTCATTTCTAATTTACCTGAAGAGCGAAAAGAACAGCTCTGTGCCTCACTGGGGAATGTGGAACTGTCTCTTCTCTACAAAGCTTCAGTTCATGGATATAAAGCTTCTGCCTTCCACCAGAGATGTGACCGTCAGGGTCCCACTTTACTTGTAGCCTACAATAATTCAGGCTACATCTTTGGTGGATACACTAGTGTGGATTATGCTCAGAGTGGGCGGGAAATTAAAGATGAGGAAGCTTTCCTGTTCAGCTTTACAAGTGGAACCTCAAGCCACATCAAAATTAACAGTGAATATAATGCACGTTATGATGATGCTGGAGGGCCCAACTTTGGTCAACAGCTGTACTTTTGCTACAACAACCAACCAGTTGTGCATTATCAAGGAGGGAATGCATTCAGTATTAATACCTCAGTGTATGGCAATGACACTCGGCTGAGTGAATGTGAGGTGTACAAAGTGGAACAGG AGCCTGAAGACATTGTTGAGGAGAAACCATGGAGGAATGTTCAATGGACACCTGA ACGAAGAGCAGAGCTCATGGAAATGATCAGGAACCATAAACCCCTGATGAGGTCTGTGAGTCGTGTCCGAATCCTAATGATTGGTCCTGTAGGAGCTGGAAAATCCAGTTTCTTCAACTCCATCAACTCCATCTTCACTGGTCATGTGACCAACAAAGCCATGTCAGGATCTGCAGGCACTAGTCTAACTGTGCAG TTTCGCACGTATCCAGTGAATGACGGTCGTGAGGGAAAACCATTGCCTTTTGTGTTGTGTGACACCATGGGACTCGAGGAGCAATCAGGTGCAGGACTGGATATTGAGGACATCAGCAGCATTCTTCAAGGACACATACCTGACTGCTATAAA TTCAACCCAATGGCACCGTTTCAACCTGATGAGCAGAAGTCCTCCAGACCTGCATCTCTTCAGGAGAAGATCCACTGTGTGGTGTATGTGATAGACGCCACCAAAATCTCCCTCATGTCTGACAAACTACAGGAAAAACTTGCTTCCATACGCAGAAAAGTGAACTCACTGG GCATCGCTCAGATCGTCTTGATGACAAAAGTAGATGAAGCATGTCCTCTAGTGGAGGAAAATCTTCAAAGTGTTTATGTCAGTTCCTACATCAAGTCGAAG GTGCAGGAGGTGAGCTCTGGGTTGGGTGTGCCGGTGTCTTGTGTGTTACCGGTGAAGAACTACAGtcaggagctggagctggagctcaaCTGTGACGTCCTGCTGCTCACCGCTCTACAGCAGATGCTTCGCTTTGCAGATGACTATTTTGATGATATACGTCCTGTTGAGGGAAAccctaaataa